ATGGCAATGAACCTGTCCCTGTATTGTCAGTTTTGCAAAATATCAAATCTTGCAGGCACGCAATTTTTAACCAAAAAGGAAAGGGAGACAGAAATGGGAAAAACTACTCTCGATAAAACCACGTTGCAATCCGCATTAAATTACCTTGCAAGAGGTTTTTCAGTAATCCCTATTCGGCCCGATAAAACCCCCTATATCCAATGGGCAGAATTTCAAACGAGATTGCCTTCCACTGAGGAAATTAAAACATGGTGGCAGAAGTGGCCGGATGCCATGATAGGGATAGTAACGGGCAAGCTTAGCGATTTATGCGCTATTGATTGCGATAGCGAGGAGGGCGAAACCGCTATTGAGGAACTATTGCCGGATAGCATTGATATACCGACAGCAAGGACACCGGGGGGAGGTAAACATCTTTATTTTAAGATGCCAGACGAACCTATTGGAAACAATACCGGGGCAATCCCAGGGGTAGATTTCAGGGGCGAAGGGGGCTATATCATTTTACCGCCTTCACAAAATAGCAATGGAGAGGGTTATAAATGGATCGAGGGTTTAAGCATTGAAAATATAGCATTGTCTTTACTACCGGAAAAGTACAAGAGCATAGTTAAAGAACTATCTTTTTCTTTATCTATGCGTATAGGAGATGAAGTTAATGATCCCGATAACTACGGTAAGCTACGGTTAACTACGGATAGCTACGGGAAATGTTACCAGCAAGGACAGAGGGATGACACTCTTTTTCATATTGCCAACTGTTTGACTAAGGGTGGTTGTGAGGAAGACCTTGCTCGTAAGACATTGGAATTGCTTGCTTTACAGTGTGACCCGCCTTTTGATTTAAAAGATGTAAATGTTAAAATTGACTCAGCCTTAAAGAGGTCAACACGTCGGGAACGTAACATTTCTGAAGAGGTTCGAAAATGGGTGATAACTACGGTAGGCTACTTCTTAACTACGGAAGTACACGGAGAACTACGGTTAACTACGGCAGAACATAAAAAAGCTTGTTATTCGACATTGCTCAGGATGTGTGAAGCCGGAGAACTTAAGAAACATGGCGATCGGCGGGGGTGTTTCAGGGCAGTAGACAAAAACATAGAATTTATGGACTTTGGCAATGCTGATCTAAATAACTTTGTCCCTCTCCAATTACCCTTAGACATTCACCTGAAGACGAAGTTTTTCCCTAAATCGGTTATTGCTTTGATGGGTGTCTCAGGGTTCGGAAAAACCACCTTCGCATTAAACACGATTGGTTTGAACTTTGATTCTATGCCGTGCTTTTATTTCAATTCAGAAATGAGTCGAGAGGCTTTGAAGAAAAAACTATCTTACTTTCTTATCCCGATGGATACATGGGTCAGAAAAATGAAGGTGATAGATGATTGGGATTTCAACAATATTGAAGATAAAATACAACCAGACGCTTTTAATGTTGTCGATTATCTCGAACCAGAAGCAGAGAAAACTTTTAACATTCATGGCGTGATCTCAACTATCATCAAGAAATTAAATAAAGGTATGGCCCTTATATGTATCCAAAAAAGACCAGGCTCAAAATTGGGAACAGGCGGGATATATTCAATCAAAGCATCAAGTCTTGCTCTTGCTATGGATTGGGGCAAAATACAAATCGTTAAGAACCGTTTTAGAGAAGAAGATAAAAGCCCTTCTTCAAATACTATCGATTTCAATATAGAGCATGGATGTAATTTTGTTAAAACTCATGATTGGTATGTGGAACAAATTTTTTAATAGAGGAAAAAGGGTGAGGTGAATTATGTCAAAGTTGATAGGTGAAATTGAGAAGAACCAAAAAGAACGGATCAGGATATTCATTGATGAATATAGAGGTCATAAGTTTTGCAATGTTCGAGTTTTTTTTGAGGCCGATAACGGGCAATGGCTACCTACTAAGAAAGGCATCACCTTCAATGACGAAACCATAGACGAGGTAATTCCACTATTGCAGAAGGCCTCTAAAGAATTGGAAGGTGAATGATGCTATTGACTACAAGAGAGCGGGGTCTACTTATCGGTGGATTGGGAGCGTTAAAAGAGGGGTTACTTTCTTATGATGAACGGATAAGAAAAGACAGACTTGTTTTAAATGATGCGACTTCACTTATCGAAAAAATTGGAAGTTTTTTGGAGACAATTGAATATCTGCAAAAGGTACAACTATGAAGGATAAAGGAGGATTAAACGATGGGTCACAAATTAACGGTATCTGAAATAGAAGAGGCAAGCATGATGTTGGCCGATGGGAAGTCAATCCGAAGTGTTGGACGGGCATTACATAAGGCCCCCAGCACAATATCTAAGATTAGTAAGGTTCCAGCGGTGCAAGAAAAGATTATGAAATTTAGGGAGCAACTTGCAGGCAAATTTGAAACACTTAGTGACGTATTAATCACTGACATTCCCATAGCGGATATACAAAAAATGAATCCGTATTCCAGGGTACTCAGCTCAGGAATAAGCATAGATAAGGCTTCAATGCTTCGTGGAATGGATAAAAAGCCATTGGTGACTGTGCAAATCATACACCTTGATCCGACCCTACGCCCTTCGAAGGCCATAGAGAACGCCATTGACATTACTCCTAAAAGAATGGACAGAGATGATTGAAAAGCGAATGGACACTAAAACCTTTTCTCTTTTGATTTGTAAATATATGATATTTAAAACTCTTTTCTCTTTTTCTTGTGCAAATCCACAGAACGGTAGATATTCTGAGAGCAATCGAAGCAATGGGGACATGGGTATCCTTGAATCTCTGCCTGAGAGAGCAATTCCTGTCCATGCTCTCCGAGGTTCTTATATGCTGATGAACCAGCTCGATAGTGGAAGGAATTACCAGGCACAGACTGAGGCACAGGCTCTGGAGACCGTCTATTGTCAAGACTCTGCAATGGTACATTGGATATCATATCCTATGAGAGAAGGGATTATGACAGCACAACAGCACGAATATTCCACCGGGGACGGTGCATGAGGTTCTTTTTATATGTGGTCGTCTTTGATTGTTTTACCTACTTACTGAGGCTTGCATGAAAAATGATTTTAAACTAAAGCGATTGTATTCCATTAAAGAGGCCGGGGTATTCCTTGGACGTTCAACCTGGAGTATGAGAGAGATGCTCTGGGCAGGCAAATTGCCTTACATTAAAGATGGGAAAAGAATATTTGTTGATCTTGAAGACATGACTAAATGGATCGAGCAGGCAAAAATTACCTTTGGAAAGAATTAGTAAAAGAATACTTGACTTCTATATACCAATGGTGTACATTACTATTATGACAGCACAGGACATAAAAAGATGGAGACTAAAAAATGGTTTCAGTCAGGTCCGTCTTGCTAAGCATCTCAACGTTGCAACGATGACAGTAAGTAGGTGGGAAACTGGTTCCAGAGGGGTCCCGCCATTTTTATTCCTTGCATTAAAATCTTTAGAATGCGAACGGAAAAGAGGAGGGAAACATGGGGTCGATATACAAAAGAAATAATATGTTTTGGATCAAGTATTCTCAGTATGGGAAACCTATCAGGGAAAGCGCACAGACTGAGAAGGAAGGCGAAGCCCGAAGGCTTCTGAAACTCAGGGAAGGTCAGATACAAGAAAACAAATTTCCTGGTCTTCAAGTGAACAGGACCCGCTTTGATGATCTCTGCAATGCCTTAATCACTGAGTACAAGATTAGGGGCAGGAAATCTGTTG
The Pseudomonadota bacterium genome window above contains:
- a CDS encoding bifunctional DNA primase/polymerase codes for the protein MGKTTLDKTTLQSALNYLARGFSVIPIRPDKTPYIQWAEFQTRLPSTEEIKTWWQKWPDAMIGIVTGKLSDLCAIDCDSEEGETAIEELLPDSIDIPTARTPGGGKHLYFKMPDEPIGNNTGAIPGVDFRGEGGYIILPPSQNSNGEGYKWIEGLSIENIALSLLPEKYKSIVKELSFSLSMRIGDEVNDPDNYGKLRLTTDSYGKCYQQGQRDDTLFHIANCLTKGGCEEDLARKTLELLALQCDPPFDLKDVNVKIDSALKRSTRRERNISEEVRKWVITTVGYFLTTEVHGELRLTTAEHKKACYSTLLRMCEAGELKKHGDRRGCFRAVDKNIEFMDFGNADLNNFVPLQLPLDIHLKTKFFPKSVIALMGVSGFGKTTFALNTIGLNFDSMPCFYFNSEMSREALKKKLSYFLIPMDTWVRKMKVIDDWDFNNIEDKIQPDAFNVVDYLEPEAEKTFNIHGVISTIIKKLNKGMALICIQKRPGSKLGTGGIYSIKASSLALAMDWGKIQIVKNRFREEDKSPSSNTIDFNIEHGCNFVKTHDWYVEQIF
- a CDS encoding transcriptional coactivator p15/PC4 family protein, giving the protein MSKLIGEIEKNQKERIRIFIDEYRGHKFCNVRVFFEADNGQWLPTKKGITFNDETIDEVIPLLQKASKELEGE
- a CDS encoding helix-turn-helix domain-containing protein — its product is MGHKLTVSEIEEASMMLADGKSIRSVGRALHKAPSTISKISKVPAVQEKIMKFREQLAGKFETLSDVLITDIPIADIQKMNPYSRVLSSGISIDKASMLRGMDKKPLVTVQIIHLDPTLRPSKAIENAIDITPKRMDRDD
- a CDS encoding helix-turn-helix domain-containing protein → MKNDFKLKRLYSIKEAGVFLGRSTWSMREMLWAGKLPYIKDGKRIFVDLEDMTKWIEQAKITFGKN
- a CDS encoding helix-turn-helix transcriptional regulator, which encodes MERISKRILDFYIPMVYITIMTAQDIKRWRLKNGFSQVRLAKHLNVATMTVSRWETGSRGVPPFLFLALKSLECERKRGGKHGVDIQKK